From the Saccharomycodes ludwigii strain NBRC 1722 chromosome I, whole genome shotgun sequence genome, one window contains:
- the DLD1 gene encoding D-lactate dehydrogenase (similar to Saccharomyces cerevisiae YDL174C | DLD1 | D-Lactate Dehydrogenase): MLRSILKNTTNKRISFLSKQRKNIHFQNASPTALLLKNRIVGNCNYSTSSKASPNNSNILTSLIPGVLIGTGLSLGTCYFLGLFDDDDDANYQSVMPLDELSPPKYCDDPNEETEVIARLKAVLGENPDNFSISPEEIDSHSDTYFTSHHATKEQRPQIILYPHNTEQVSQILQICNNYSVPVVPFSGGTSLEGHFVSTRGKRTVVLDFSRYMNNILELHQKDLDVVVEAGVPWEDLNSYLNDHGLLFGCDPGPGAEIGGCIANSCSGTNANRYGTMKENVVNLTVVLADGSIIKTRQRPRKSSAGYNLTGLFIGSEGTLGVVTEATIKCHVMPKHETVAVIPFPSIALAADCVSTIVGEGLQLNAMELLDDKMMKVINQTGSTSRTWLEQPTLFFKVGGQDDDDIKKQVSMLEKIASANKAIKFEFAKNDDEKLELWEARKVALWSTLDAGKKLNPKVNLWTTDVAVPISKFASVIDETKKEMESSGLISTIVGHAGDGNFHAFICYDETQKPIAEKLVDNMVKRAIDNEGTCTGEHGIGLGKRQYLLEELGDAPVNLMRQIKLSLDPQRILNPDKIFKIDPNDHEH; this comes from the coding sequence ATGCTTAGATCTATACTcaaaaatacaacaaataaacgaattagttttttatcaaaacaacgaaaaaatatacattttCAAAATGCTAGTCCAACAGcgttattattgaaaaaccGTATAGTTGGCAATTGCAATTATTCAACTTCATCTAAAGCTTCCCCAAATAACTCAAATATCTTAACTTCTTTGATCCCTGGTGTTTTGATTGGCACTGGTTTATCTTTGGGTACATGTTATTTCTTAGGACTTTttgatgacgatgatgacGCAAATTACCAATCTGTAATGCCACTAGACGAATTATCTCCGCCAAAATATTGTGATGATCCAAATGAAGAAACTGAAGTCATAGCCAGACTAAAGGCTGTTCTTGGTGAAAATCCAGATAATTTTAGTATTTCACCAGAAGAAATAGATTCGCATTCCGACACCTATTTTACATCGCACCATGCCACAAAGGAACAAAGACCACAAATTATTCTATACCCTCACAACACAGAACAGGTTTCTCAAATCCTACAAATTTGCAACAATTATTCCGTCCCAGTGGTCCCCTTTTCTGGAGGTACATCATTAGAAGGACACTTTGTCTCCACAAGAGGTAAACGCACTGTTGTTTTGGATTTTTCCAGGTATATGAATAATATCTTGGAATTACATCAAAAAGATTTGGATGTGGTTGTTGAGGCTGGTGTTCCATGGGAAGATTTGAATTCCTACTTGAATGACCACGGTTTGTTGTTTGGCTGTGATCCAGGTCCAGGCGCTGAAATCGGTGGGTGTATTGCCAATTCATGTAGTGGCACCAATGCCAATAGATATGGTACAATGAAGGAAAATGTCGTTAATTTAACTGTTGTTCTAGCTGATGGCTCTATAATCAAAACTAGACAGAGACCCAGAAAATCCAGTGCAGGCTATAATTTGACTGGTCTATTTATTGGCAGCGAGGGCACCTTGGGTGTTGTCACAGAAGCTACTATTAAATGTCATGTCATGCCTAAACATGAAACAGTTGCTGTTATTCCATTCCCTTCCATCGCTTTGGCTGCTGATTGTGTTTCCACTATTGTCGGTGAGGGGTTGCAGTTAAACGCTATGGAATTGTTGGATGACAAAATGATGAAAGTTATTAATCAAACAGGGTCTACCTCGAGAACTTGGTTGGAACAGCCaactttgttttttaaagttgGTGGCCAGGATGACGATGACATTAAAAAGCAAGTGTCAATGCTAGAGAAAATCGCTTCTGCAAACAAAGCTATTAAGTTTGAATTTGCtaaaaatgatgatgaaaaattggaattATGGGAAGCGCGTAAAGTCGCCCTTTGGTCCACTTTGGATGCCGGCAAAAAATTGAATCCTAAGGTTAATTTGTGGACCACCGATGTTGCTGTCCCAATTTCCAAGTTTGCCTCTGTCATTGATGaaactaaaaaagaaatggaaTCATCCGGCTTGATAAGTACTATAGTTGGTCATGCTGGTGATGGTAATTTTCAtgcttttatttgttatgaTGAAACTCAAAAACCTATCGCTGAAAAATTAGTAGACAACATGGTTAAGCGAGCTATTGATAATGAAGGTACCTGTACAGGTGAACATGGTATAGGTTTAGGTAAAAGACAATATTTATTAGAAGAGTTGGGTGATGCACCTGTAAACTTAATGAGACAAATTAAGTTGTCTTTGGATCCACAAAGAATTTTAAATCCCgacaaaattttcaaaattgaTCCAAATGATCATGAGCATTAA
- the PAR32 gene encoding Par32p (similar to Saccharomyces cerevisiae YDL173W | PAR32 | Phosphorylated After Rapamycin) yields MKEYKVHYSRGGAGNITTNSSKPRPKIVPQGSQTPIILSPVYSTARGGAGNMRKNIDPKVTRMSQDVDFDSGITKNKNINRVISGPEGDDYTDLVLNNIDGYDEDDDIIKVTSLDIKSGLNSNNSNTNNSHTLLNTVKSNISRISHNSNNNKIRRNSENTHTTSPKYISLGRGGAGNILSPSASRKDLESPFIQPINTHKNKKNANDRTKNKKEKEKVHNSNGIFYRLKKIFA; encoded by the coding sequence ATGAAAGAATATAAAGTTCATTACTCTAGAGGCGGTGCTGGGAATATAACAACAAACTCAAGCAAACCACGTCCAAAAATAGTTCCACAAGGTTCTCAAACACCAATCATTCTAAGCCCAGTATATTCAACAGCAAGAGGTGGCGCGGGTAATatgagaaaaaatattgaccCCAAAGTTACAAGAATGTCTCAAGATGTTGATTTTGATAGCGGTATCacgaaaaataaaaatataaatcgTGTTATTAGTGGACCTGAAGGTGATGATTATACTGATCTAGTactaaataatattgacGGTTATGACGAGgatgatgatattattaaagtaACATCTCTAGATATAAAATCTGGTCttaacagtaataatagcaacacCAATAATAGTCATACTCTATTAAATACTGTTAAAAGTAATATAAGCAGAATAAGCCacaacagtaataataataaaataaggaGAAATAGTGAAAATACGCATACTACTTCTcctaaatatataagtttAGGCAGAGGTGGTGCGGGTAATATTTTAAGTCCCTCAGCCAGTAGAAAAGATTTAGAATCTCCATTTATCCAGCCAATTAATActcataaaaataaaaaaaatgctaaCGACCGtacaaaaaacaagaaagaaaaggagAAAGTTCATAATTCTAACGGTATATTTTatagattaaaaaaaatattcgcgtga
- the HCR1 gene encoding translation initiation factor eIF3 core subunit j (similar to Saccharomyces cerevisiae YLR192C | HCR1 | High-Copy suppressor of Rpg1) yields MSWDNDDFEVPVIKDNDKPILESWDDEFTTAGNDDDAEILESWDAEEKPKTKPAAKQTQTNNKKKNTTKNGNDKVLLEIDTLDEKTRKELLKKAEIESDLNNAADLFGGLGITDEHPKARAARLKAEQDSLLLKPAGFTKDTPIESHPLFAQAETKQDFDNLRKSLSKAITSMNQKSPLYYSSHLTVDLIRDISKPMSIENIRQAVATLNVVIKEKERQERQARLAKVKGGTATGGAGKKKAKAGNANLGGAFKKENDIVVDQFDDYGDFGDDDFM; encoded by the coding sequence atGTCTTGGGATAACGACGATTTTGAAGTTCCTGTTATTAAAGATAACGACAAACCAATCCTGGAATCGTGGGATGATGAATTTACTACTGCTGGTAATGACGACGATGCTGAAATATTAGAGTCATGGGATGCTGaagaaaaaccaaaaacaaaacctGCCGCTAAACAGACTCAAAcgaacaacaaaaaaaaaaataccaccaAAAACGGAAATGATAAAGTCTTATTAGAAATCGATACTCTAGATGAAAAAACACGTAAAGAGTTGTTAAAAAAGGCAGAAATAGAAAGCGATTTAAATAATGCTGCTGATTTGTTTGGTGGTTTAGGTATAACCGACGAACATCCAAAGGCTAGGGCAGCAAGATTAAAAGCAGAACAAGATTCTTTACTGTTGAAACCTGCTGGTTTTACTAAAGATACCCCCATTGAATCACATCCTTTATTTGCTCAAGCTGAAACTAAGCAAGATTTTGATAACCTAAGAAAATCTTTGAGTAAAGCAATTACATCAATGAATCAAAAATCTCCACTATATTATTCTTCTCATTTAACTGTTGATTTGATCAGGGATATTTCTAAACCAATGAGCATCGAGAATATTAGACAGGCTGTTGCCACTTTGAATGTTGTTatcaaagaaaaggaaagacAAGAAAGACAAGCTAGGTTGGCTAAAGTTAAAGGTGGCACTGCTACCGGTGGTGCTGGTAAAAAGAAGGCGAAAGCTGGGAACGCCAATTTGGGTGGTGCTTTTAAGAAGGAAAATGATATTGTAGTGGATCAATTTGATGATTATGGTGATTttggtgatgatgatttcATGTGA